Proteins from a single region of Pongo pygmaeus isolate AG05252 chromosome 3, NHGRI_mPonPyg2-v2.0_pri, whole genome shotgun sequence:
- the ADRA2C gene encoding alpha-2C adrenergic receptor, with protein MASPALAAALAVAAAAGPNASGAGERGSGGVVNASGASWGPPRGQYSAGAVAGLAAVVGFLIVFTVVGNVLVVIAVLTSRALRAPQNLFLVSLASADILVATLVMPFSLANELMAYWYFGQVWCGVYLALDVLFCTSSIVHLCAISLDRYWSVTQAVEYNLKRTPRRVKATIVAVWLISAVISFPPLVSLYRQPDGAAYPQCGLNDETWYILSSCIGSFFAPCLIMGLVYARIYRVAKLRTRTLSEKRAPVGPDGASPTTENGLGAAAGAGENGHCAPPPADVEPDESSAAAERRRRRGALRRGGRRRAGAEGGAGGADGQGAGPGAAESGALTASRSPGPGGRLSRASSRSVEFFLSRRRRARSSVCRRKVAQAREKRFTFVLAVVMGVFVLCWFPFFFSYSLYGICREACQVPGPLFKFFFWIGYCNSSLNPVIYTVFNQDFRRSFKHILFRQRRRGFRQ; from the coding sequence ATGGCGTCCCCGGCGCTGGCGGCGGCGCTGGCGGTGGCGGCAGCGGCGGGCCCCAATGCGAGCGGCGCGGGCGAGAGGGGCAGCGGCGGGGTTGTCAATGCCTCGGGGGCTTCCTGGGGGCCGCCGCGCGGCCAGTACTCAGCGGGCGCGGTGGCAGGGCTGGCTGCCGTGGTGGGCTTCCTCATCGTCTTTACCGTGGTGGGCAACGTGCTGGTGGTGATCGCTGTGCTGACCAGCCGGGCGCTGCGCGCTCCACAGAACCTCTTCCTGGTGTCGCTGGCCTCGGCCGACATCCTGGTGGCCACGCTGGTCATGCCCTTCTCGCTGGCCAACGAGCTCATGGCCTACTGGTACTTCGGGCAGGTGTGGTGCGGCGTGTACCTGGCGCTCGATGTGCTGTTTTGCACCTCGTCGATCGTGCACCTGTGTGCCATCAGCCTGGACCGCTACTGGTCGGTGACGCAGGCCGTCGAGTACAACCTGAAGCGCACACCACGCCGCGTCAAGGCCACCATCGTGGCCGTGTGGCTCATCTCGGCCGTCATCTCCTTCCCGCCGCTGGTCTCTCTCTACCGCCAGCCCGACGGCGCCGCCTACCCGCAGTGCGGCCTCAACGACGAGACCTGGTACATCCTGTCCTCCTGCATCGGCTCCTTCTTCGCGCCCTGCCTCATCATGGGCCTGGTCTACGCGCGCATCTACCGAGTGGCCAAGCTGCGCACGCGCACGCTCAGCGAGAAGCGCGCCCCCGTGGGCCCCGACGGTGCGTCCCCGACTACCGAAAACGGGCTGGGCGCGGCGGCAGGCGCAGGCGAGAACGGGCATTGCGCGCCCCCGCCCGCCGACGTGGAGCCGGACGAGAGCAGCGCAGCGGCCGAGAGGCGGCGGCGCCGGGGCGCGTTGCGGCGGGGCGGGCGGCGGCGAGCGGGCGCTGAGGGGGGCGCGGGCGGCGCGGACGGgcagggggcggggccgggggcggcTGAGTCGGGGGCGCTGACCGCCTCCAGGTCCCCGGGCCCCGGTGGCCGCCTGTCGCGCGCCAGCTCGCGCTCCGTCGAGTTCTTCCTGTCGCGCCGGCGCCGGGCGCGCAGCAGCGTGTGCCGCCGCAAGGTGGCCCAGGCGCGCGAGAAGCGCTTCACCTTCGTGCTGGCCGTGGTCATGGGCGTGTTCGTGCTCTGCTGGTTCCCCTTCTTCTTCAGCTACAGCCTGTACGGCATCTGCCGCGAGGCCTGCCAGGTGCCCGGCCCGCTCTTCAAGTTCTTCTTCTGGATCGGCTACTGCAACAGCTCGCTCAACCCGGTCATCTACACGGTCTTCAACCAGGACTTCCGGCGATCCTTCAAGCACATCCTCTTCCGACAGAGGAGAAGGGGCTTCAGGCAGTGA